Below is a window of Dethiosulfovibrio peptidovorans DNA.
AGCAGCCTCGATGGTGGCCTTTGGTTCGTGCTCGCTCCTTAACGGTACACTCTCTGAAAGGGGGCAACGAATCCTGGCAGGGCCATCCTGCCGAGTTTTCAAGTGTTTCTGAGGCGGCTGAGGATGTCAACGTCTGGCGTCCTGCCTTCGAGAGGGATTTGGCCTGGGGGCGTCCTGAGGACGATCAGGGAGAACCTATGGCGCTTGTTGTTTTTCCCAGCTCGACGGCCCGCCCGGATAGATCTGTCATGGATTTTTTATCACGAGACTTTCCCTGGCCTCTCGTTAAGCTCTCAGATCAAGCGGGAGCCCTCTTCGGGGCCGTGGGCGTCGTGAGCGAGACCGAGGCGGTTCGCTTTCTCTCCAATAGAGGACGGCTTCTGGTCCTTCCAGGAGTCGATGTGTCCACGGCTATCCTGGCTGCCTTTGCCTCGTTATATGGAGTTCCTACCGTGTCACCTTGGTCACCTCTGTTGGACGATCTTTTGGGGCCTGATGGGTATATTCCCCTCAGGAGAAACGAGCTTCCCAAACCGTTGGAGGTGATCGGTGATTTGGGTCGTCAGGCGGCTATCCAGGGACGTCACAGGATTCATGATCGTTGCTCGTCTCGGGAGTCTGCTGAAACTCTTCAGAATATCTACCGGACTTTGTCGGAGGGGCGCCGATGAGCCTACGGGTTCGGTTCGTCGAAGTTCTTCGGCGGATTCTGGCCCATCCAGGCTGGCGTGGTTGGGTTCTGTTTTGGGTTCTTCGAGGGCTGGTGGGGCTTGTTTCTCCCAGATCGGATATCTCTTTGGACAATCTGGCTCGGGCGTATCCCCAAAAAAGTCCGCATTGGCATCGACGGATTCTGAACGCGATGTACGACCACTTCAGCTGGATGGCTGTAGAATACCTGGCTTTGATCGACGATCCGTCACAGGCTCTCCGGTGGGTTCGTCGGGTTCGAGGGCGAGAGTTTTTGGACTCCTTGCTTCGACGGGGCGAGGGCTGTGTGATTTTGGCTGGCCACGGTGGGAATTGGGAGCTTCTCTCCGCATGGTTGTGTCAAAGTGGGTATCCTCTGTACGCAGCGGTTCGGGATCCGAATCTCTGCGATTTTGCCGAGCTCATGGAGCGATACCGCAGGACTGTGGGACTTCGGACCCTTCGAAGGGAACGTCAGGGAGTGAGGGAGATGTTCCGGCTTCCCAGAGAAGGTGGTTTCCTGGGATTGGTCGCCGATCAGGATGGGGGCCCCCTCGGAGTTCCGGTCCGTTTCTTTGGACGATGGTGTTCCATGCCTGGTGGTCCGGCGTCGATTGCGGCGGTCGCTCGGGTTCCTGTGGTCCCTCTGTCCATTCAAAGGCTTGCTCCGTTTGTTCACGAGGTGACTATTGAAGAGCCTCTGTATCCGCTTGAGGGGGTAAGCCGAAAAAAACAGATGACGATCCTTTCTCAGCGACTGAGTTCCGTTTTGGAGGACATGGTTCGTCGCAAGCCTGATGAATGGCTCTGGATGCATCGACGATGGAAAACTAAACTTTTCCCTTCGGTGACCGATGTTTGAAGTCCTACAGTGAAGGTGGTATTCTATAAGCCTAGGGAGGTGAGGGCGGTATGATCGTCTATGAACTGATGACAAACGGAGACGCGGTCAGATTGCCCGGTCTGCCTTTCTTCGAAAGTGTCCCCGGGGTTGATGAGCCTCGGGTTGTTTTGTTGATGCCCTATAATCGTCTTCTCGTGGGGTTCTGTTACGGAGGAGCATACGAACGTTGGCTGTGGGGAAAACCAGGCGATATCGATAGCTGGCAGGAGGCGTTCATATACGATAGATTGCCGAGCACTTTCGACACTGGAGATGTGGTCATCTCGGTAAGCAGCGAGGTAACGAGTCGTCTTCGGTCTCATCTGTTGTCCGAACTACCTCCGCCGGGAAATCACGGCGATACCATGTTCGTCTTGAGAGACCTTTTGGGAGCGGCTTTCCCCATGGACCAAGACGATCTTTGGGATGACGAAGAGGGAGTCTTGGCCTCTTTGTTTAACTTAGGGGAGTTCCGTTACCTCTATTGGGGTGTCCGCAAAGCGCTTTCTTTAGGCGATCACTCCATGGTCGGTCGGGTGAAGATATGGGCTCGGCGGGGTGTCGACGTGTTTCGAGATATTGCTGAACCTCCTAAGATGTGGATGTCTGTAGGAGAACTTCCAGGTAACAAAGGGCTGGCAGAGCTGGAATCCCTGCTTTTCAAACCTGAGCAGCTTCGGCGAATGAATCTGGAAAAGAGTGGTTCCGTTGTCTTTCGGGGCGATACAGGATATCTGGTCCGTTTTGAGGGACAGCGCCCTTTCGGTGAGATTGCCGTAACGGTGTGGATGTACTTTCCCACGCCTATCTGGGAGGAGATGAAGGATCGCCGGGGACTTCGAGCTCAAGAGATCGTGATCCTTTCATGGGGATATCTGGACGCTTTGGAAGCTACCAGGGAGCTGGAGCGATACGGACGTCCTCAGTCTTTGGAGGAAATTATACAGGTTAAAAGCTAATCGGTCAGGGAGTTTTCTGAACATAAAACTCAATCTCAAGGGAATCTCTGAAAACGCAGAAACTCGCCTCAGGTCGTTTCGACGGAGCCCATTTGAGGTTCGTGTTTTTGACCTGCTATCGTGAAGTATCATCACCTGGGGCGACATCCTGTCGCCCCAAGCTGAGAGGGCATGGGAGGTGCCCCTCGATGCGACGGTACGGAGCAGGTAGGTCCAAAGTTACGTTTGGGCGAGACAGGGCACTGAGGGAACGACCTGATGCAGGTTTTTAGAGGTGCCCTAGAGAGATTGAAGAGTATTCAGGCAGAGATCCTTTGTTTTTTCTTTAAAATGAGCTCTAAACGGCCTTAGAGGGAGCTATTCACGCTTAAAGGGGGGCTAGCGGTTTTTGTTTCATCCCTTTTATGCGGTACAATGGCGCTAGAGGGGAAGGGCATCCGATCTCCTCTTTTGGTCTGAGTATCGGTAACGTGTTTCAGCTCTATTTCAGCGATACTCGAGGTAGTTGGAAAACAACGAGAGTAAGGGTTGATGCCATTGATGGAATCGAAGTACGAACGATACTCCGACCGTTTTCCATCAGCTCAGAGAGGAGTGAGGTACATCGAAACGTCGAATACCCCACAATTGCATAGGACCGTTTTGATGCTGTCGTCGGATGACGAGGGCAATTAGGGAAGGCTTATTCCCTTGTATATGATTATCATAAGCGAGGAGGGCTCGTGAGCCCCCCTCGCTGTTTTTGGAGATGGGGATGGTGGTATAATCGATCGATCATGCCCTTTTTGAGGGGTGTAAAAGGGGGATTCCCGTGGACCAGTCGTATATGCGACGAGCCGAGGAGCTTCATCGATCTCGTATCGTGGTAGACGCTCATTTCGATCTTCTCATGGAGGTGTTGGCCAAGAGAGAAGCTGGGCGCCGGAACGTCATGGAGGACGATATCCTGCCAGCTATGAGGGAGGCTGGTTTAGACCTGGTGGTCTCGTCCATCTTTATCGAAGACCAATTCCTTCCAGAGATGGCCTTACGTCGGGCTCTGGATCAGATCGCAGCTTTTCACCAGGAGCTGGATGAATGTGGTCATCTGGTAAGCCTGTGTCGTTCCTGGGGCGATGTGGAGAGAGCTCGGGCGCAGGGGAAATTAGCGGTGATTCTCTCCTTTGAGGGGGTTGAGCCCCTGGGCAACGATCTTCGGCTTCTGCGCGTATTCTACGAGCTGGGGGTACGGGGGATCGGTCTGGTCTGGAGTCGTCGTAATTTCGCAGGGGACGGGTGTTTTTTTGTTCCTCGGCGTGAGGGACAAAAGGGGGGACTCACCGATTTCGGCGTTGCTCTTCTGGATGAGGCCCGAGACCTGAACATGTTTATCGACGTCAGTCATCTGAACGACGAGGGTTTCTGGGACGTGACCAGATTCTGGGATGGTCCCTTTGTGGCTTCTCACTCCAATTGCCGGGCTCTTGCGGGAAGTATGCGAAACCTGACCGACGATCAGATCATGGCGTTGGCAGATCATGGCGGCGTCATGGGGATGAACTGCTGTAGTTCCTTCGTGGTTGATCAGGGCTTCGGAGTTGCATCACCGGCGAGACTGGCGGACCATGTGGATCACATTCGAGATCTGGTGGGGCTTGAACACGTGGGGTTCGGCTTCGATTTCTGTGACTGGATCCGACAGAGCAGAGGTGACACGAGTACGACCTGTGACTGTGTTCCCGGCTATGGCGGGGCAGTCGCTTTCACCGCTGAACTCCTCTTCAGAGGATACGCAGATGAGCAGGCAGCGGCGATCATTGGTGGTAACTGGGCTCGGGTCTACGGGGCGTTATTGCCATAGGTTAGAGAGAGGCCCCCGTTTCCGGGAGCCATCTCGTAGCAGTCAGTAGGTCCACTGAAAATCCGGGAGCCCTGCATCGACGATACGCTGCCGAATATCCTCGGCGATGATCGCGAGATCCTCGGGGGTTTTGCCCTCGCATCTTGTGGCCAGAACCGGTTGGGTGTTGGATGCCCGGATCAGTCCCCAGCCCTTTCCGTCGGGGTAGACAATGCGGAGGCCATCCACGGTGATGGCCTGGTATTTCTCAAGGGCCTTGGCTGTGATCCCTTTCATGACTTGGAATTTCTGATCGTCGGGACAGTCAACCCGGATTTCTTCAGTGTGGTAGTACACTGGCATGTCTGACAGCATTTCTGATAGGGAACGGTCGCTGTTGGACAGGATGCGGAGCAGACGTCCGGCGGCATAGAACGAGTCGTCGTAGCCGTAGTACTCGTCGGCAAAGAAGATATGCCCCGAGTACTCCCCCGAGAATAGGGCACCACGGCGTTTCATCTCGGCCTTGATAAGGGAGTGTCCGGCCTTGTAATAGTAGGGTTCTCCACCCAGTCGGCGAACTTCGTCCTCAAGCGCTTGGGAGCACTTCACCTCGATTATGGCAATGGCTCCCGGATGTTTAGGAAGGATCTCTCGCCAGAAGAAGGCCATGAGCATGTCCCCCCAGATGATCTCTCCTTTGTCGTCCACTACTCCGATTCGGTCGGCATCTCCGTCGAAACCGACGCCCACGTCAGCACCATGTTCCCGAACAGCCTTGATGAGGTCCTGCATGTTGGCCCGTTTCTGAGGATCGGGATGGTGGTTGGGAAAGGCTCCGTCGGGCTCACAGTAGAGAGGGATCACCTCACATCCCAGACGCTCCAGGAACTGAACGATCCTGAGGGCTGCCGTCCCATTGGCGGCATCGGCGGCCACCTTGAGTCTTTTTGGTCCCAGAACTATTTTTTCTTGGAGCATGTCGAGGTAAGAATCCCAAAGGTCCTCTCGGCGGACTGAACCGGGCTTGGATGCCATGTCCATGTCGTCGGCCTCAACCATCCTGCGGATGACCTGGATTTCCTCTCCGTAGAGTGTCGATTTCCCGAAGGCCAGTTTGAGGCCGTTCATGTCCTTGGGATTGTGGCTGCCGGTGATCATGACGGCACCGTCCAGGTTGTGATGAAACAGGCTCCAGTACAGCAGGGGACTGGTTACGGTCCCGATATCCAGTACGTCGATTTCCGTCTCGTTCAGCCCTTGGATCACGTCTTTTCTAATCCGTTCTGTGGAGAACCGGACATCGCCTCCCACGGAAGCTCGGACCACCCCTTTACGCCGAAGGTAGGTGCCGTATGCTCGGGCGATGGCCAGGACGTTGGCCGACGACAGATCGGTATCTGCTACACCTCGGATATCGTATTCCCTGAAAATAGTGGTGGGGATCCTCATAGGACGCTCACTCCTTTGTGATCGTACAAATATTTTCCATTCCTGTTCAAGTATACGTCAAAAGCAACCGTTCCGTCGATAAACAGTCCGAAAACGTGGGATGGCGTAGAGAGAAGAGGGAGGGGGGAACAAAAATGTGGAATGGTGCGCTGGTGGTACTGCCTTTGGGGATTGTCATGGTTGTGGGGTGGTGGCTTCGCCGTTTTCAGGTGCTTTCATCCAAAGGTGTGGAAGAGATGAACCGTACCCTGTATTGGGTGGTCCTGCCAGCCATCTTGTTTCGGGCGACGGTAACGGTTGATCCGATTCATTTTACAAATTTCGCTTTTATGGCTGCCCTCTACGGCCCTTTCCTTATCCTTCCCGTCTTTGCCTGGGGGTTGGCCCGACTGAGAGGCTTCCCGAGAGAACGATTGGCTGTCTCGGTCCTCGTGTCGGTTCGGGGAAACAACGTTTTTCTGGGCTTGCCGGTCATTACCGTGGCTTTGGGGGAAGCTGGGCTTGTCTGGTATGCTGTCTACATGGCTTTGGCTCTCGTGGTCTATCAGCTCATCTCCATCGTATCGGTACAGATCGCTCTTTCGGGCAGTGTGTCGCTCCGAACCCTGACTGGCGCACTGAAAAAACTGATGATTAATCCCCTGGTTCTGGCCTGTGTGGCGGGAGTCATCGGTGCTTTTATCGGCTTTCGACTCCCAAGCTGGCTGGACCAGAGCTTGTGCATCCTTGGGCACACAGGCAGTGGTGTGGCTCTGGTCGGTTTAGGGGCCTCCCTGAAACTGGGAAACCTCCTGTCCTCTCTGGGCCGGGTCTGGAACGACCTTTTGGTTCGCTTGATCCTCTCCCCCCTTCTTACCTGGGGGGCCTTGAGCCTTTTCTCTCTGGATCCCATGTTGGTGCGGACTTCGGTGCTCATGGCCGCTATGCCGGCGGCGGTGGACAATTTTGTTCTGGCCCAGGGGATGGGCATGGATCACGAGGCTGCTGGAGAGATTATCGTCGCGTCCACAGTCTGGTTTGTTGCGACCACTGCTTTCTGGCTTTACCTTTTAGGGCTCTAGCCTTTGTGTATCTGAGGACATGGTACGATACGAGGAGTGTGTTGAGGGGGAGCGGGTGTCCTGTGAGATTGCAGCAAGATCGGTATATTCTTCTGGTCCTTTCTTTTTCCTTATTCTGCTGTATGTTGGGAGTCGGGGTCATCAGTCCTATACTGCCACTGTATGCCGTTCAACTCGGTGCTGGAGGGGGTCTTCTCGGGTTGGTCCTGGGGATTTTTTCCCTGTCTCGATTGGGCTGTTCGCTGGTCGCCGGAGGGTTGGCCGACCGATTGGAGCGAAAGTACCTGATCCTCTTTGGTCTGTCGGTGTACACTCTGTCCTCTGTGGCGTATCTGGCGGTCACCTCCGTGTGGCACATGGTGGCCATTCGGTTTTTCAACGGTATGGGATCGGCCTTCGTCATTCCCGTGGCTATGTCCATCGGCTCGGATGTCTCGAAAAAAGGGGGAGAGGGAAAATTTTTCGGTTTCCTTCAGATGGCGTTGTTCGCTGGCATCGGCACGGGCCCCCTGATCAGCGGGCTGATGGCCGACTGGCTTGGATTGCAGGCACCCTTTTTAGTTATGACGTCGTTGACGTTGATGGCTCTCGTAGGGGTCGCCTGGGGGCTGCCGACGGGGTTGCCCGTGAGTTCTTCGTCTCACGTCGGGTCGATGAAAGTTTACAGGGCCTTGTTGAGAGACCCCGTACTTTGTCGGGTGTACGTCTATCAGTTTTCCTCAGCTCTGGGGCGGGGATCCATGCTTATGTTTTTGCCCCTTATCGCATCCGAAGCTCACCTGACCTTTTTCAAGATCGGCGTTGTTCTGTCAATCGTGTCTCTGACGACGGGGTTCTTGCAGCGATTCACCGGCCTTTTAGCTGATCGAATGCCGAAAAACCGACTGGTTTGGGTGGGGGGAACTATCACGTCGGGTATCCTCTTCATGATGCCCGCCTTTCGCTCGTTCCCGTCCCTCTTGCTTGGAGCGTTGATCTTTGGCCTGGGGGCTGCCACCAGCTCTCCGTCCATCATATCAATGGCAGCCATTCGGGGACGTGTCTTCGGGACCGGTCGAACCATGGGAATGTTCAACATCGCTTTCGGACTGGGGATGACTCTGGGGCCTTTGTTGGCAGGATACATTCGGGAGGTGGGTATTCTTTCATCTCCCTTTGTCCCTATCGGGGGTATCCTCTTGGGATGTACCTCGTTGTTTATTTTTGACCATCCCTTTAGGGGGCTGGACGACCTGGTGGAGGAGGGCGGCCCATGCGTATGAGAACCGAGCGGGAAGAGATCGTGCGTTATGGCATGAAGCTGCTGGAAGAAGGTCTGACCACCGGAACAGGCGGAAATCTGAGTGTCTTTCATCGGGCCTCGGGAATCGTGGCCTTGAGCCCTTCGGGAATTCCCTACAGAGAGACGCAACCCGAGGATGTTGTCCTTATGACCTCTGAGGGCGACTTTGTGGATAGGGCCCATCGAATCCCCACCAGCGAGTGGGAGCTTCATCTGACTTTGTACAGGAAGCGTCCTGACATCTCGGCGGTGGTCCACTGCCACTCGGACTACGCTACGGCCGTCTCCTGTCTGGGTGTGGACTTGCCTGCGGTGAACTACATGGTGGCAGTCGTAGGGGATAAAGTACCCCTGACCCCCTTCGGTGTGTACGGGACGAGGGATCTGGCTGAGAAGGTCGCCGACAACATCGGCGGTTACGACGGAGCCCTTATGGCCAATCACGGTCAGGTGGCTCTGGGGCAAACTCTCAAGGCGGCATTCACCGTGGCCCTCAACGTGGAGTACGTGGCCAGGCTCTATATTTTGGCGAAAAGCGTGGGAGAGCCGAGCCTCCTTTCCAGGGATGACATAAAGAGAACCCGAGAGCGGTTTCGGTCCTACGGTCAGGAGCGGCAGTAAGCTCGACTGTTCGTAGAACGGAATGGCACGGATTCGTAGGAGAATCCGTGCCATTCCGTTCTGTGCCGTTGTTCTCCATTGAGGTCGGCCTTCGTGGAACTAGTCTCCGATGATTGTGAGCGACTTGTCGTAGCTGTTCAGGACCTCACATCCCGAGTCGGTGACCAGAACCAGATCCTCGATGCGGACGCCGAACTCCCCGGGGATGTAGATCCCCGGCTCGACGGAGAAGATCATACCTTCCTCCAGAACATCGGTGTTTGCCGCCGACACGTCGCCGTGCTCGTGGACGTCGATGCCGATGGAATGCCCCGTCCTGTGGGTGAAATACTGGCCGAACCCAGCAGTGCTGATGTGCTCTCGGGCGGCGTTGTCCACGTCGCAGAATCGGACGCCTGGCTTAACCGTGTCGATCCCCTTCTGGTTGGCCTCCCGTACCAGGGCGTACACGTCCTTCGCCTTCTGGGAAACCTTTTTATAGAAGACGGTCCTGGTCATGTCGGAGCAGTAGGAATCCTTAACACAGCCGATGTCTATGATGACGCTGTCTCCCTCGGAGACCATGGAACCGTCGATCTCGTGGTGCGGGTCGGCACAGTTTTTCCCGTACCCGATGATGGGGTTGAAGGAAAAACCCTCGGTCCCCAGATCCTCGTAGATGGTGGCCAGCTTTTGCCCCATCTCCTTCTCGGAGAATTGCCCCGTTCCCACCATAGGGATCATCATCCCCATGGACTGATCGTTGAGCACAGAGGCTTTTCGCATACGCGCTCTTTCTGCCTCGTCCTTCCTCATGCGAACGGCGTCCACCACGGACGATCCGTTGACGTACGTGGCGGCAGACTTCAGCTCCTGAAGCCTGAGCAGAAACCTGGAGGGCCAGACCTTGTCGATGCCGATCGTGTCCTTTTCTCCCACCAGCAAGGCAATCTTCTCCACGGGGTCCTGGGTGTCGTCGTACCACACGATATCCAGCCCGAGGTCGTCATGGAGGGGGAAAAGTTCGTTGTTGACAAGCTTATGCTCGCCCTTGGAGTTCAAGTAGAGCACCAACAGCCGTTCGCCGGTGTGCATCCACTTTCCCGTCAGATAGAACACACTGCTTGGATCGGACACCAGAATGGAGGAAACTCCCTTTTGCTTCATGTGGTCCAGGATCTTGTTTGTCCGTTGTTCGTTCATCGTGGGTCGTCTCCTTTGGGGTGAGATTGGTGGGCCTATCCTTTGGTAGAACACATATTTGGGGTTCAATCCATGAAGGCCGGCAACCTGATAATTCGAAAATAGCGAAAGTACGATTC
It encodes the following:
- a CDS encoding phosphomannomutase, which encodes MRIPTTIFREYDIRGVADTDLSSANVLAIARAYGTYLRRKGVVRASVGGDVRFSTERIRKDVIQGLNETEIDVLDIGTVTSPLLYWSLFHHNLDGAVMITGSHNPKDMNGLKLAFGKSTLYGEEIQVIRRMVEADDMDMASKPGSVRREDLWDSYLDMLQEKIVLGPKRLKVAADAANGTAALRIVQFLERLGCEVIPLYCEPDGAFPNHHPDPQKRANMQDLIKAVREHGADVGVGFDGDADRIGVVDDKGEIIWGDMLMAFFWREILPKHPGAIAIIEVKCSQALEDEVRRLGGEPYYYKAGHSLIKAEMKRRGALFSGEYSGHIFFADEYYGYDDSFYAAGRLLRILSNSDRSLSEMLSDMPVYYHTEEIRVDCPDDQKFQVMKGITAKALEKYQAITVDGLRIVYPDGKGWGLIRASNTQPVLATRCEGKTPEDLAIIAEDIRQRIVDAGLPDFQWTY
- a CDS encoding membrane dipeptidase, whose product is MRRAEELHRSRIVVDAHFDLLMEVLAKREAGRRNVMEDDILPAMREAGLDLVVSSIFIEDQFLPEMALRRALDQIAAFHQELDECGHLVSLCRSWGDVERARAQGKLAVILSFEGVEPLGNDLRLLRVFYELGVRGIGLVWSRRNFAGDGCFFVPRREGQKGGLTDFGVALLDEARDLNMFIDVSHLNDEGFWDVTRFWDGPFVASHSNCRALAGSMRNLTDDQIMALADHGGVMGMNCCSSFVVDQGFGVASPARLADHVDHIRDLVGLEHVGFGFDFCDWIRQSRGDTSTTCDCVPGYGGAVAFTAELLFRGYADEQAAAIIGGNWARVYGALLP
- a CDS encoding transporter, with the translated sequence MWNGALVVLPLGIVMVVGWWLRRFQVLSSKGVEEMNRTLYWVVLPAILFRATVTVDPIHFTNFAFMAALYGPFLILPVFAWGLARLRGFPRERLAVSVLVSVRGNNVFLGLPVITVALGEAGLVWYAVYMALALVVYQLISIVSVQIALSGSVSLRTLTGALKKLMINPLVLACVAGVIGAFIGFRLPSWLDQSLCILGHTGSGVALVGLGASLKLGNLLSSLGRVWNDLLVRLILSPLLTWGALSLFSLDPMLVRTSVLMAAMPAAVDNFVLAQGMGMDHEAAGEIIVASTVWFVATTAFWLYLLGL
- a CDS encoding peptidase M24 family protein — encoded protein: MNEQRTNKILDHMKQKGVSSILVSDPSSVFYLTGKWMHTGERLLVLYLNSKGEHKLVNNELFPLHDDLGLDIVWYDDTQDPVEKIALLVGEKDTIGIDKVWPSRFLLRLQELKSAATYVNGSSVVDAVRMRKDEAERARMRKASVLNDQSMGMMIPMVGTGQFSEKEMGQKLATIYEDLGTEGFSFNPIIGYGKNCADPHHEIDGSMVSEGDSVIIDIGCVKDSYCSDMTRTVFYKKVSQKAKDVYALVREANQKGIDTVKPGVRFCDVDNAAREHISTAGFGQYFTHRTGHSIGIDVHEHGDVSAANTDVLEEGMIFSVEPGIYIPGEFGVRIEDLVLVTDSGCEVLNSYDKSLTIIGD
- a CDS encoding MFS transporter, encoding MRLQQDRYILLVLSFSLFCCMLGVGVISPILPLYAVQLGAGGGLLGLVLGIFSLSRLGCSLVAGGLADRLERKYLILFGLSVYTLSSVAYLAVTSVWHMVAIRFFNGMGSAFVIPVAMSIGSDVSKKGGEGKFFGFLQMALFAGIGTGPLISGLMADWLGLQAPFLVMTSLTLMALVGVAWGLPTGLPVSSSSHVGSMKVYRALLRDPVLCRVYVYQFSSALGRGSMLMFLPLIASEAHLTFFKIGVVLSIVSLTTGFLQRFTGLLADRMPKNRLVWVGGTITSGILFMMPAFRSFPSLLLGALIFGLGAATSSPSIISMAAIRGRVFGTGRTMGMFNIAFGLGMTLGPLLAGYIREVGILSSPFVPIGGILLGCTSLFIFDHPFRGLDDLVEEGGPCV
- a CDS encoding fuculose phosphate aldolase (catalyzes the formation of glycerone phosphate and (S)-lactaldehyde from L-fuculose 1-phosphate), which encodes MRMRTEREEIVRYGMKLLEEGLTTGTGGNLSVFHRASGIVALSPSGIPYRETQPEDVVLMTSEGDFVDRAHRIPTSEWELHLTLYRKRPDISAVVHCHSDYATAVSCLGVDLPAVNYMVAVVGDKVPLTPFGVYGTRDLAEKVADNIGGYDGALMANHGQVALGQTLKAAFTVALNVEYVARLYILAKSVGEPSLLSRDDIKRTRERFRSYGQERQ